In Candidatus Binatia bacterium, one DNA window encodes the following:
- a CDS encoding ATPase, T2SS/T4P/T4SS family — MTAQPLFLFVGAKGGVGTTTLCCELAKAMRDKGVAIVDADLTGRRSVGLLCEALRSLDAARGTSAISRIRGEGMTVVELAHRYDAAYTLDPSAVEICAEDLTGFGAVLVDAPQPFAGAVRPFVTRATRIFVVLEPTLLGIAGAQTLVADLLRFGIPEQRIALICNARTEAASVSRGEIERSLGAKVVAEIPPANQRSYAKSLAGLQRYIQSAPAEDVLTGLQPSAAGPLGETRVPLERTAAPIRPNGHSAITLDPKREAFKQQVHQTLLRQLDLQSAAVVHTDAAKLAELRAKVEDITASLSSNFQGSAEELATLRQEIVDEALGLGPLEDLMKDPSVTEIMVNGPDTIYVERHGKIERSAKRFTDERQLRLVIERIIAPLGRRIDESSPMVDARLADGSRVNAIIEPVAIDGTTVTVRRFGKHRLTTDDLIEIGAVPRVVMDFLRAAVQSRLNCVVSGGTGSGKTTFLNVLSSFLPERERIVTIEDAAELLLNQPHVVRLESRPPNVEGTGEIRIRDLFRNALRMRPDRILIGECRGAEALDMLQAMNTGHDGSLTTIHANSQRDALSRIETMVLMAGFDLPVRAIREQIASALDLVVHTARMRDGSRKVIGVSEIVGMEGDVVTMQEIVRFAQHGVDKENRVLGEFCYTGVQPSCLKRFVEYGIEYDARALNGLSALPSLW, encoded by the coding sequence ATGACGGCGCAGCCGCTCTTCCTCTTCGTCGGCGCCAAGGGCGGCGTCGGCACGACCACGCTGTGCTGCGAGCTCGCCAAGGCGATGCGCGACAAGGGCGTCGCGATCGTCGACGCCGACCTCACCGGGCGCCGCAGCGTCGGCCTGCTCTGCGAGGCGCTGCGTAGCCTCGACGCCGCGCGCGGAACGTCCGCGATCTCGCGGATACGCGGTGAGGGCATGACGGTCGTCGAGCTGGCGCACCGTTACGACGCGGCCTACACGCTCGATCCCAGCGCCGTCGAAATCTGCGCGGAAGACCTGACTGGCTTCGGTGCCGTGCTCGTCGACGCGCCGCAACCGTTCGCGGGGGCCGTGCGTCCGTTCGTCACGCGCGCGACGCGCATTTTCGTCGTGCTGGAGCCGACGCTTCTCGGGATCGCCGGCGCGCAGACGCTCGTCGCGGATCTCCTGCGCTTCGGCATTCCGGAGCAGCGTATCGCGCTGATCTGTAACGCGCGGACAGAGGCCGCCTCCGTCTCGCGCGGCGAGATCGAGCGCAGCCTTGGAGCGAAGGTCGTCGCCGAGATCCCGCCCGCGAACCAGCGGAGCTACGCCAAGAGCCTCGCCGGCTTGCAGCGTTACATCCAGTCCGCGCCGGCTGAAGACGTGCTCACGGGGCTGCAGCCCTCGGCCGCCGGCCCACTCGGAGAGACCCGTGTGCCCCTCGAGCGAACCGCGGCGCCCATTCGTCCGAACGGCCACTCCGCGATCACCCTCGACCCGAAGCGCGAAGCGTTCAAACAACAGGTCCACCAGACGCTGCTGCGCCAGCTCGACTTGCAATCCGCGGCCGTGGTCCATACCGACGCCGCGAAGCTCGCCGAGCTGCGCGCCAAGGTCGAAGACATCACCGCGAGCTTGTCGTCGAACTTTCAGGGCTCCGCGGAAGAGCTCGCGACCCTGCGCCAGGAGATCGTCGACGAGGCGCTCGGCCTCGGCCCGCTCGAAGACCTGATGAAGGATCCGAGCGTCACCGAAATCATGGTCAACGGGCCGGACACGATCTACGTGGAGCGTCACGGCAAGATCGAGCGCAGCGCTAAGCGGTTCACCGACGAGCGCCAGCTGCGCTTGGTGATCGAGCGCATCATCGCGCCGCTCGGCCGGCGCATCGACGAATCCTCGCCTATGGTCGACGCGCGCCTTGCGGACGGCTCGCGCGTCAACGCGATCATCGAGCCCGTCGCGATCGACGGCACGACGGTGACGGTCCGCCGCTTCGGCAAGCACCGCCTCACGACCGACGACCTCATCGAGATCGGCGCGGTGCCGCGCGTTGTCATGGATTTTCTCCGCGCCGCGGTGCAATCGCGCCTGAACTGCGTCGTCAGCGGCGGCACCGGCTCGGGCAAGACGACGTTCCTCAACGTCTTGTCATCGTTCTTGCCGGAGCGGGAGCGCATCGTGACGATCGAAGACGCGGCCGAGCTTCTGCTCAACCAGCCGCACGTCGTGCGCCTCGAGTCCCGGCCGCCGAACGTCGAGGGGACCGGAGAGATCCGTATCCGCGACCTCTTCCGCAACGCGCTGCGCATGCGTCCCGACCGCATCCTGATCGGCGAGTGCCGCGGCGCCGAGGCGCTCGACATGCTGCAGGCTATGAACACTGGCCACGACGGATCGCTCACGACAATCCACGCCAATAGCCAGCGCGACGCCCTATCGCGCATCGAGACGATGGTGCTGATGGCGGGCTTCGATCTGCCCGTGCGCGCGATCCGCGAACAGATCGCGAGCGCGCTCGACCTCGTCGTCCACACCGCGCGAATGCGCGATGGCTCGCGCAAGGTCATCGGCGTCAGCGAGATCGTGGGCATGGAAGGCGACGTCGTCACGATGCAAGAGATCGTGCGCTTCGCGCAGCACGGCGTGGACAAGGAGAACCGCGTCTTGGGCGAGTTCTGCTACACCGGCGTCCAGCCATCGTGCCTGAAGCGGTTCGTCGAGTACGGCATCGAGTACGACGCGCGCGCGCTGAACGGACTCTCGGCGCTTCCGTCGCTATGGTAA
- a CDS encoding type II secretion system F family protein gives MVTALVPIAVFAGVSATVFIGFLSVWGALNKRATDRVHSFSDQLDRAGINMGSQEIVLSTVAGIAIVWIAILFFFHPKFLVAMLALPVIAATAWLGFSTYVRFRMARRLAAFITQLEPATRLMAGGLRVGLGVRQALSIVTDELPDPARHEFRRVIGLTNIGASVYDALDDLAARMPSHESLMMSRVFRVQSETGGDLARILDQLAETIKDRRQIMRKCSALTAEGRMSAWVLMAIPLCLGIFIVTTQPQMGDALLYTFIGHVVLLIVLGLEVAAAVVLKGLLRIDA, from the coding sequence ATGGTAACCGCACTCGTCCCGATCGCCGTCTTTGCCGGCGTTTCGGCGACGGTCTTCATCGGCTTCCTCTCCGTGTGGGGCGCGCTCAACAAGCGCGCCACCGACCGCGTTCACAGTTTCTCGGATCAGCTCGACCGCGCCGGCATCAATATGGGCTCGCAGGAGATCGTGCTGAGCACGGTCGCGGGCATCGCGATCGTCTGGATCGCTATCCTCTTCTTCTTCCACCCGAAGTTCCTCGTGGCGATGCTCGCGCTGCCGGTCATCGCGGCGACGGCGTGGCTCGGCTTCTCCACCTACGTGCGCTTTAGGATGGCCAGGCGGCTCGCGGCGTTCATCACGCAGCTCGAGCCCGCCACCCGGCTGATGGCCGGCGGCCTGCGCGTCGGACTCGGCGTGCGCCAGGCGCTCTCGATCGTCACCGACGAGCTGCCCGATCCCGCTCGGCACGAGTTTCGCCGGGTCATCGGCCTAACCAACATCGGCGCGAGCGTCTACGACGCGCTGGACGACCTCGCGGCGCGCATGCCGAGCCATGAGTCGCTCATGATGTCACGTGTCTTCCGCGTGCAGTCCGAGACCGGCGGCGACTTGGCGCGCATTCTCGATCAGCTCGCCGAAACGATCAAAGACCGGCGCCAGATCATGCGCAAGTGCTCGGCGCTCACCGCGGAGGGGCGCATGAGCGCTTGGGTGCTCATGGCGATTCCGCTCTGCCTCGGAATCTTCATCGTGACGACGCAGCCGCAGATGGGCGATGCCCTCCTGTACACGTTCATCGGCCACGTCGTTCTGCTGATCGTACTCGGACTCGAGGTCGCCGCCGCCGTTGTGCTCAAGGGCCTGCTGAGGATCGACGCCTGA
- a CDS encoding type II secretion system F family protein, translated as MFAAFSYVISLLAAMSAFFFALSLLPSKSLLSEQLEELKLRDPFKRDEKRLPVLERMFDTERRIALAHKLVEAGWYTTTPAKFLLRVVAGTLAGAFISLLALRFFDLSSSWTLPLLLLLAFVGGYSPFFMLNQACDKRKSAIQKALPEFLDMVSSTVTAGLALNSALAYAVDAVTGPLSEEIHEALSEIRLGRARADALKAVGERTNHPALRNALRVMTQAERLGANIAKMLNDLADDARHQRLMLVEEMAAKLPVKMVFPMVFFMIPAIVTIIFGAVAANYFAGKP; from the coding sequence ATGTTCGCTGCGTTCAGCTACGTCATCTCTTTGCTCGCTGCCATGTCGGCGTTCTTCTTCGCACTGTCGCTCCTGCCGTCGAAGAGCCTGCTCTCCGAGCAGCTCGAGGAGCTGAAGCTGCGCGATCCGTTCAAGCGCGACGAGAAGCGCCTCCCCGTGCTCGAGCGGATGTTCGACACCGAGCGGCGCATCGCGCTCGCCCACAAGCTCGTCGAGGCCGGCTGGTACACGACGACGCCGGCGAAGTTCTTGCTGCGCGTCGTTGCCGGAACGCTCGCCGGTGCGTTCATCAGCCTGCTGGCGCTGCGCTTCTTCGACCTGAGCTCGAGCTGGACGCTGCCGCTCTTGCTACTGCTGGCGTTCGTCGGCGGCTACTCGCCGTTCTTCATGCTCAATCAGGCATGCGACAAGCGCAAGTCCGCGATTCAAAAGGCGCTCCCCGAGTTTCTGGACATGGTCTCGTCCACGGTGACCGCAGGCCTCGCGCTGAACTCGGCGCTCGCCTACGCGGTCGACGCGGTGACGGGACCGCTGAGCGAAGAGATCCATGAGGCCCTCTCGGAGATTCGCCTCGGGCGCGCGCGCGCCGACGCCTTGAAGGCCGTGGGCGAGCGGACGAACCACCCGGCCCTGCGGAACGCGCTGCGGGTGATGACGCAAGCGGAACGGCTGGGCGCCAACATCGCCAAGATGCTCAACGACCTCGCCGACGACGCACGTCACCAGCGCCTGATGCTGGTCGAGGAAATGGCCGCGAAGCTCCCGGTGAAGATGGTATTCCCGATGGTGTTCTTCATGATTCCGGCCATCGTCACGATCATCTTTGGAGCGGTCGCCGCCAACTACTTCGCCGGAAAGCCGTGA
- a CDS encoding prepilin peptidase, translating to MIGIALAAVFFGCIAFIATYLSRAVCAGVSPAPDGPAPGTPPYAILVAAAALIGGSLVALAATPLQIGIAAIVVFALVACWCSDTICGMVPDVFTLAPLAALLLFAVAQREWELVASAVIVFVPFAGAAVFSRGNGMGWGDAKLVAIVGAALGAPLAVFALAVACVAAVVGHRLARSGRGPIAFAPYIAAATGIALPLGFLR from the coding sequence GTGATTGGGATCGCGCTTGCGGCCGTCTTCTTCGGCTGCATCGCTTTCATCGCAACATACCTGAGCCGCGCGGTGTGCGCGGGTGTCTCGCCCGCCCCGGACGGCCCCGCGCCCGGAACGCCGCCGTACGCGATCCTCGTCGCAGCCGCGGCGCTGATCGGTGGGTCGCTGGTCGCGCTCGCCGCGACGCCGCTGCAGATCGGCATCGCCGCGATCGTCGTCTTCGCGCTCGTCGCGTGCTGGTGCAGCGACACGATCTGCGGCATGGTCCCCGACGTATTCACGCTGGCGCCCCTTGCGGCGCTGCTCCTGTTCGCGGTCGCGCAGCGGGAGTGGGAGCTCGTCGCGTCGGCCGTCATCGTGTTCGTGCCCTTCGCGGGCGCCGCGGTGTTCTCGCGCGGCAACGGCATGGGCTGGGGCGATGCGAAGCTCGTCGCGATCGTCGGCGCCGCGCTCGGCGCGCCGCTCGCGGTGTTCGCGCTCGCGGTCGCGTGCGTCGCCGCGGTCGTCGGCCACCGGCTCGCTAGGAGCGGCCGCGGCCCGATCGCGTTCGCGCCGTACATCGCGGCCGCGACGGGGATCGCCCTGCCGCTCGGCTTCCTGCGGTGA
- a CDS encoding D-Ala-D-Ala carboxypeptidase family metallohydrolase, whose amino-acid sequence MKRPGFLYALAGAALAGMSPAALRAAVPSAAERVLWLRRAGSPDDVVAPFCVDGRTVYEPGYRMICWLMRDRQVSAAQGYVRFDIVEIEALWEVQQTLELHGIRRPLVITSGYRTWQTNAATEGAARNSQHMYAKAVDMHVDGVSMRDLFDACWSREVSGGIGYYDDHVHLDSGSRRWWVGDLAVPVFS is encoded by the coding sequence ATGAAACGCCCAGGCTTCCTCTATGCACTGGCCGGCGCGGCGCTCGCGGGAATGTCGCCCGCGGCACTGCGCGCGGCCGTACCGAGCGCCGCCGAGCGCGTGCTGTGGCTGCGGCGTGCCGGATCACCCGACGACGTCGTCGCGCCGTTTTGCGTCGACGGCCGGACCGTCTACGAGCCCGGGTACCGGATGATTTGCTGGCTGATGCGCGACCGTCAGGTCTCGGCCGCTCAGGGCTACGTGCGGTTCGACATCGTCGAGATCGAGGCGCTCTGGGAGGTGCAGCAGACGCTGGAGCTTCACGGGATCCGCCGGCCGCTCGTGATCACGAGCGGTTACCGCACCTGGCAGACTAACGCGGCGACCGAGGGTGCCGCCCGCAACAGCCAGCACATGTACGCCAAAGCAGTCGACATGCACGTGGACGGCGTCTCGATGCGGGACCTCTTCGATGCCTGCTGGTCGCGCGAGGTGTCCGGCGGGATCGGCTACTACGACGACCACGTGCACCTCGATTCCGGCTCGCGCCGGTGGTGGGTGGGCGACCTTGCCGTACCGGTATTTTCCTAG
- a CDS encoding glycosyltransferase family 87 protein: protein MIGLWQLVCNTLLGHPNFADWSCFWAGGATAGTRALLDPNLHAALAQAHGIRPAIWAYLPAFAWLFVPAAHFSLFATYVANAIAMLGIAAYAGIVLADSFEMPRWFGVIAVLAWAPVKIAAVGGQNTPIALLLIALAIAFAKAERPAPLGACVGLLLYKPTIALPFIVLLMARREWRALAVVAACGAAWYFASVAAAGGNWLWMRPYLSALHWYFPLDFRANAANVVSLPGILMRFGMPAAVALGIAVALFVAALPRLARIDTVAALSVTSALAVALSPHAWQYEPVIMLPAIFYAMLVLSDPLKTWLVAVSYVVAVVSIFAIPGLSWNLLVIVVIGLTVVLLWNVTRRRTSTDATAQHGFGKRAAFEPR from the coding sequence TTGATCGGCCTGTGGCAACTTGTCTGCAATACGCTTTTAGGCCACCCGAACTTCGCGGACTGGTCGTGCTTTTGGGCCGGCGGTGCGACGGCAGGCACGCGCGCGCTGCTCGATCCGAATCTGCACGCGGCGCTCGCTCAAGCTCACGGCATCCGACCGGCCATCTGGGCGTACCTGCCGGCGTTCGCGTGGCTCTTCGTACCCGCGGCGCACTTCTCACTGTTCGCGACCTACGTTGCGAACGCAATTGCGATGCTAGGGATCGCGGCATACGCGGGCATCGTGTTGGCCGATTCGTTCGAAATGCCGCGCTGGTTCGGCGTCATCGCGGTGCTCGCGTGGGCGCCTGTGAAGATCGCGGCGGTCGGCGGCCAGAACACTCCGATCGCGCTGCTGCTGATCGCACTGGCGATCGCCTTTGCCAAAGCGGAGCGCCCCGCACCGCTCGGCGCGTGCGTTGGGCTGTTGCTCTACAAGCCGACGATCGCGCTGCCATTCATCGTACTGCTGATGGCGCGGCGTGAATGGCGCGCACTGGCCGTCGTGGCGGCCTGCGGTGCCGCATGGTACTTCGCCAGTGTTGCCGCCGCCGGCGGGAACTGGCTCTGGATGCGTCCTTACCTGAGCGCGCTTCACTGGTATTTTCCGCTCGACTTTCGCGCCAACGCCGCCAACGTCGTAAGCCTTCCGGGAATCCTGATGCGCTTCGGGATGCCGGCGGCCGTCGCGCTCGGCATCGCGGTCGCGCTGTTCGTAGCAGCGCTCCCACGCCTTGCGCGAATCGACACCGTCGCCGCGCTCAGCGTAACATCCGCGCTGGCGGTCGCGCTTAGCCCGCACGCCTGGCAATACGAACCCGTGATCATGCTGCCGGCAATCTTTTACGCGATGCTCGTTCTTTCCGACCCACTGAAGACCTGGCTCGTCGCTGTCAGTTATGTCGTTGCGGTCGTCTCAATCTTCGCCATCCCGGGACTATCGTGGAATCTGCTTGTGATCGTAGTTATCGGCCTGACGGTCGTTTTACTTTGGAATGTTACGCGAAGGCGTACTTCCACCGACGCGACAGCGCAGCATGGATTCGGAAAACGGGCCGCGTTCGAGCCGCGATAG
- a CDS encoding glycosyltransferase family 2 protein — MASGFPRVTVAIPFAGGSMQYLCSAWESLRSQDFLGWNALVLDDTPGGSPNLAELVGGWNDSRIAYRRNDGRHGIGAAWNACMEAIDGELFSLLHADDELEPDYLSTMVNLARDHSSAALYFCGATVVDAAGRPCFSLPDRTKDLIRAKGEPIVLSGAASIERLIIGNFIMCPTVMYRRSVVRGRRFSERHRFVLDLRFNLGVLFDGGLIVGTNRKAYRYRRHWAQATAQLATTGDRFAEELELFREIGKAASEQGWRRVAIAARTRPVFRIHAALSRRWKYAFA; from the coding sequence GTGGCTAGCGGCTTCCCCCGTGTTACCGTAGCCATTCCGTTTGCCGGGGGCTCAATGCAGTATCTTTGCTCGGCGTGGGAGAGCCTTAGGAGCCAAGATTTTTTGGGCTGGAATGCGCTCGTTTTGGATGACACTCCGGGAGGCAGTCCAAATCTGGCGGAGCTCGTAGGCGGTTGGAACGATTCACGCATAGCGTATCGGCGCAACGACGGACGGCATGGCATCGGTGCGGCGTGGAACGCGTGCATGGAGGCCATCGACGGCGAGCTGTTTTCTTTGTTGCACGCGGACGATGAACTTGAGCCGGACTACCTTTCTACGATGGTCAACCTGGCGCGGGATCACTCAAGCGCGGCTCTATACTTTTGCGGTGCGACGGTCGTCGATGCAGCCGGTAGGCCTTGCTTTTCCTTGCCGGACCGAACCAAAGATTTGATTCGGGCAAAAGGCGAACCCATAGTCTTAAGCGGGGCGGCGTCGATCGAGCGTCTCATTATTGGCAATTTCATCATGTGTCCGACCGTGATGTACCGTCGGTCTGTCGTGCGAGGCCGGCGGTTTTCGGAACGTCACCGTTTCGTATTAGATCTCCGCTTTAACCTTGGGGTGCTATTCGACGGCGGGCTTATTGTCGGAACGAACCGCAAGGCTTATCGCTACCGGCGGCATTGGGCTCAGGCGACAGCGCAACTGGCGACCACAGGCGACCGGTTTGCAGAGGAACTGGAGCTATTTCGCGAGATCGGCAAGGCCGCTTCGGAGCAAGGATGGCGACGCGTAGCTATCGCGGCTCGAACGCGGCCCGTTTTCCGAATCCATGCTGCGCTGTCGCGTCGGTGGAAGTACGCCTTCGCGTAA
- a CDS encoding class I SAM-dependent methyltransferase yields the protein MLVGETKRKSLGALARALLGKKFHSFARYYRAVFVDLDAVASVLSEALPHGALVLDVGGGDGAPLNHLLTERPDLEIAMLDVASSVGGAIETRYEAQVSRFPQTALRDYSGPRPDAVLVMDVVHHVPEHDRALFFRDLSVFVRANHVATLVIKDVAPGHVRSVMGWFADRYVSGDKNVRLVSPDSLKLHLSEAFEGKCTITDTALRGLDPPNYCLVLRPVSQSG from the coding sequence TTGCTCGTAGGCGAAACGAAGCGGAAAAGTCTCGGCGCCCTCGCTCGTGCGCTCCTCGGCAAAAAGTTTCATTCATTTGCGCGGTATTACCGAGCGGTTTTCGTCGACCTTGACGCGGTCGCGTCGGTTCTGAGCGAGGCGCTGCCACATGGTGCGCTGGTATTAGACGTTGGTGGCGGCGACGGCGCTCCACTGAATCACCTGCTGACCGAACGGCCCGACCTGGAGATCGCGATGTTGGACGTAGCCTCCTCTGTAGGCGGGGCGATCGAGACCCGCTACGAGGCTCAGGTCTCGCGATTTCCTCAGACCGCGTTACGTGACTACAGTGGTCCCCGGCCCGACGCGGTACTCGTAATGGACGTCGTGCATCACGTCCCAGAGCACGATCGCGCGTTATTTTTCCGGGACCTTTCCGTGTTCGTGCGCGCCAATCACGTGGCCACACTCGTAATAAAAGACGTAGCTCCGGGGCACGTGCGCAGCGTGATGGGTTGGTTTGCCGACCGCTACGTCAGCGGCGATAAGAACGTGCGGCTGGTCTCGCCGGATTCGCTGAAGCTCCACCTCAGCGAAGCGTTCGAGGGCAAGTGTACGATCACGGACACCGCGCTGCGAGGGCTCGATCCGCCGAATTATTGCCTGGTTCTGCGACCGGTGAGTCAGAGTGGCTAG
- a CDS encoding class I SAM-dependent methyltransferase: protein MVRGCRVLDGACGTGYGTSLLRRAGADYVEGVDLSEESINEAESLYRDPGIRFRRGDLLSLEVPDASFDVIVSFESIEHVNDDAQYAREMRRALKPGGVFLCSTPNRTVTNPGTEISARPYNPYHVREYTGAELRQKLALSFGNVTMLGQMPWSQQYCAFLAAVARASPMLAVRMHQTRKALRSPFDRKAGFFPATPPARSEPEGLVAICS, encoded by the coding sequence ATGGTTCGAGGCTGCCGTGTTCTGGACGGCGCCTGCGGCACCGGCTACGGCACATCCTTATTGCGCCGCGCGGGCGCGGACTACGTGGAGGGAGTCGATCTATCAGAAGAGAGCATCAACGAAGCGGAGAGCCTCTATCGCGATCCCGGCATTCGTTTTAGGCGCGGCGACCTGCTCAGCCTTGAGGTGCCGGACGCGAGCTTCGACGTCATCGTCTCATTCGAAAGCATCGAGCACGTCAACGACGACGCCCAATACGCCAGGGAGATGCGGCGCGCGCTCAAACCGGGGGGCGTTTTCCTTTGTTCCACCCCGAACCGAACCGTTACGAACCCCGGCACCGAAATCAGCGCGCGACCGTACAACCCCTACCACGTTCGAGAGTACACCGGAGCGGAACTCCGGCAAAAGCTTGCGTTGTCGTTTGGTAACGTTACGATGCTCGGACAAATGCCCTGGTCACAGCAATACTGTGCTTTCTTAGCGGCGGTTGCACGAGCATCGCCGATGCTGGCCGTGCGAATGCATCAGACGCGAAAGGCGTTGCGGTCGCCATTCGACCGCAAAGCCGGCTTTTTCCCGGCTACGCCCCCGGCACGATCTGAGCCCGAGGGACTGGTCGCCATTTGCTCGTAG
- a CDS encoding DUF2304 domain-containing protein has protein sequence MVSVIIATLVIIALYVGTKRLSGLETLAVVAIAVAGIVLAIFPVLSQRVANSLHVGRGTDLVFYFAVLAGLFVASNFYFRFKRHEEALIALARQNAIERAQEPQPVSAPDSGAEGDRAVE, from the coding sequence ATGGTATCGGTCATAATCGCCACCCTCGTGATCATCGCGCTGTACGTCGGGACGAAGCGGCTTTCAGGTCTTGAAACCCTCGCCGTTGTCGCTATTGCCGTGGCCGGCATCGTACTTGCGATTTTCCCGGTGCTCTCGCAGCGCGTCGCCAATTCCTTGCACGTCGGCCGCGGCACGGACCTCGTGTTCTATTTCGCGGTCCTCGCGGGTTTGTTCGTCGCATCGAATTTCTACTTTCGCTTCAAGCGCCACGAGGAGGCTCTGATCGCGCTGGCTCGTCAGAACGCGATCGAGCGCGCGCAGGAGCCGCAGCCCGTGTCGGCGCCGGATTCAGGAGCGGAGGGCGATCGAGCGGTAGAGTAG
- a CDS encoding glycosyltransferase family 2 protein translates to MANVWVVVPAYKETATIVTVVASLRAEGYEQICVVDDGSRDDTGALALAAGAHVLHHLVNLGQGAALQTGITYALVQGAEYVCTFDADGQHAPRSVTDLLEALQQSGADVALGSRFLGKECHVPPLRRLLLRAALAFTHLHARVPVTDTHNGLRLFTRRAAQAIRIEQAGMAHASEILQKLGASRLRFVEVPVEVRYTAYSRKKGQSGFDSIKILLDLLYRSIALRS, encoded by the coding sequence ATGGCTAACGTGTGGGTCGTCGTGCCGGCCTACAAGGAAACAGCGACAATCGTCACCGTGGTCGCGTCGTTGCGCGCCGAGGGCTACGAGCAAATTTGTGTCGTCGACGACGGCTCTCGAGACGACACCGGCGCCCTGGCGCTGGCGGCCGGCGCGCACGTGCTGCACCACCTGGTCAACCTCGGACAAGGGGCAGCGCTCCAAACCGGAATTACGTACGCCCTGGTGCAGGGAGCGGAATACGTCTGCACGTTCGATGCCGACGGACAGCACGCGCCGCGATCCGTGACCGACCTGCTCGAAGCGCTCCAGCAGAGTGGAGCGGACGTCGCGTTAGGCTCGCGATTTCTCGGTAAGGAGTGTCACGTGCCGCCGTTGCGCCGGCTGCTGCTTCGAGCCGCGCTCGCCTTCACGCATCTGCACGCGCGCGTCCCGGTGACGGACACGCACAACGGGCTGCGGCTGTTTACGCGGCGCGCCGCGCAGGCGATTCGAATCGAACAGGCGGGGATGGCGCACGCCTCGGAGATTCTGCAGAAGTTGGGAGCGTCGCGCCTGCGTTTCGTCGAGGTTCCGGTGGAGGTCCGCTACACGGCCTATTCGCGCAAGAAGGGCCAGTCGGGTTTCGACTCGATCAAGATCCTTCTGGATCTACTCTACCGCTCGATCGCCCTCCGCTCCTGA